One Marasmius oreades isolate 03SP1 chromosome 2, whole genome shotgun sequence DNA segment encodes these proteins:
- a CDS encoding uncharacterized protein (MEROPS:MER0017177), which translates to MDPLDPRSFNHRTETLNTGRRYHFVDQIPDNYSSRTPALLCIHGFPDFWYGWRHQIRPWVQRGCRVVVPDMLGYGGTEKPEDASEYTTKKLCSDLSALLDNLGIRKAVVIGHDWGAFTAARFALWHPNRLLALIILSVPYTPPSPVYTPVEDVAKRAPDLAYMMFFNDKRSTLIIESNLDTFVRFVYKHPRAKTGLSLASIGTTGLSNPFKGLEIPDENVVLSRPEFDIILKELQMGMNGPLNYYRTAELRHDEERDAGLPADLRADLPVLFIWGSLDKTTTKAVINKAHKFIPRIQDVALEGRGHWLMVEAKDEITEKVITWLEGLMEKPPNGRL; encoded by the exons ATGGACCCTCTTGATCCCAGAAGCTTCAACCATAGGACAGAAACACTGAACACGGGCCGCCGGTATCACTTCGTCGACCAAATCCCCGATAACTACAGTTCTCGAACGCCTGCGCTTCTTTGCATACATGGCTTCCCAGACTTTTG GTATGGATGGAGACACCAAATTCGGCCTTGGGTCCAACGAGGATGTCGTGTGGTGGTTCCCGACATGTTGGGTTACGGAGGCACCGAAAAACCCGAAGACGCTTCAGAATACACAACCAAGAAACTTTGTAGCGACCTTAGTGCCCTTTTAGATAATTTAGGAATCAGGAAAGCT GTCGTTATTGGACATGATTGGGGTGCTTTCACTGCGGCCCGCTTTGCACTTTGGCATCCCAACCGGTTACTTGCACTGATCAT ATTATCTGTTCCATATACGCCTCCGTCACCGGTGTACACCCCTGTTGAAGATGTCGCAAAACGCGCACCCGATCTGGCATACATGATGTTCTTCAACGACAAACGATCCACTCTCATCATTGAGTCGAAC CTTGATACATTCGTGAGGTTTGTTTACAAGCACCCGAGAGCCAAAACAGGGCTCTCTTTAGCAAGTATCGGAACCACGGGACTTTCCAATCCATTCAAGGGTCTTGAAATACCGGATGAGAATGTCGTCTTGTCACGTCCA GAATTTGACATTATCCTCAAGGAACTCCAGATGGGAATGAATGGCCCTTTGAACTATTATCGGACGGCAGAACTCAGACACGATGAGGAGCGTG ATGCTGGTTTACCAGCTGATCTGCGGGCTGATCTGCCTGTACTATTCATCTGGGGATCGCTCGATAAGACTACAACGAAGGCGGTGATAAACAAAGCTCACAAATTCATACCACGTATACAGGACGTGGCGTTAGAAGGTCGTGGACACTGGCTCATGGTTGAAGCCAAAGACGAGATTACTGAGAAGGTCATCACTTGGTTGGAGGGACTGATGGAGAAGCCACCGAATGGAAGACTCTAA
- a CDS encoding uncharacterized protein (BUSCO:EOG09261660), translating into MDPHSRFSQFDNKRIPKAGPQSSRPRVMESKDSPKSQLPRKPSSSTAPNASLFMRRPIATNSRVKQDEKTRKDMYLSFVNNALHQKSLGITESFDELVSQFNLKRSRDGLPFPQPAQLRLWILALSHVVSRLERNHAALVESIVNLPWASMDTATVKSYTVFIGMLLSARPEYLSLILSKITQGFTYQSTIQMLTPSENTSSSASNPAGPPLTRRIIYDRLHYLLQHLLSLIPTLPSTLMPLLARNFPHKRQNTRSQTTYIKNLLRVCWYCPELSDRILELVIDRAIQIDVEIQAEIDDIEAEISDGKGQSSDIFDIDLDTVIGQETSGGESDSDDSDSSDDDEDFSDLSSEGGGDFDDDTHKRTDLPMDVKHIAEMAKKLDAILVLVFEHFQRFIGDQPPSMPLPSSRPIAVTSGGSSPLPELPPLDFPNTMIVGIPSLINLSDFPSIQSRSPTPTPASSTKDPYVSSYNTQLQASVPSDLLTPKPSLSGSSSSSRLQSYFPTLLSIFDRLILRTFKSRYTQFLLFWYTSLEVEFADVFMGMLVERALYSAPPSLPTSSMNPSTTSASSGAPPAITRTAAASYIGSFVSRAHIVDGAGTRRVMSVLCEWLEAHLDAVDRLLLLPSSSDLRTGSTSTSTPNILGTQNSVFHAVSQAVFLIFCFRWRDLLVDIGDSDSQSQPSSLITTFRDPAFSTDPPTTGPGLGQKWLPQLNVVRRVITSVMNPLRVCSPAVAGQFARVAHATGFAYCYSILESNKRVGDNDDGSGGKSQLLGVDRGLNAELNTFFPFDPYALPRSNRFIEDKYRSWADVAIDDDEENDDEDEDEEEEEDGNKDNNGNVAGGEDQRMAVSVEQDGLRKLGITSSFDAMSISPARPGVQAASEHRT; encoded by the exons ATGGACCCTCATTCCCGGTTCTCCCAGTTCGATAATAAGCGGATTCCCAAAGCAGGTCCTCAATCATCTAGGCCGAGGGTAATGGAATCAAAGGACTCTCCCAAATCACAATTACCTCGCAAACCTTCGTCCTCAACTGCTCCTAATGCATCCTTGTTTATGAGACGACCGATAGCCACAAATTCTAGGGTAAAGCAGGATGAAAAGACGCGAAAAGATATGTATCTGTCGTTCGTGAATAATGCACTTCATCAAAAGTCGCTG GGCATTACTGAATCCTTCGACGAGCTGGTTAGCCAGTTCAATCTGAAGCGGTCTCGTGACGGCCTTCCTTTCCCGCAGCCAGCACAACTTAGATTGTGGATATTGGCCTTGTCTCACGTTGTATCACGATTGGAGCGTAACCATGCTGCACTCGTCGAGTCAATCGTCAATCTGCCCTGGGCTTCAATGGATACAGCGACCGTCAAATCTTATACAGTGTTTATTGGGATGCTTTTATCTGCACGACCTGAATATCTGTCCTTGATCCTCAGCAAGATAACCCAGGGCTTTACTTATC AATCTACCATTCAAATGCTCACTCCTTCAGAGAATACTTCATCGTCAGCTAGCAATCCGGCTGGGCCTCCTTTGACTAGGAGGATAATATACGATCGCCTGCATTATCTCCTTCAGCATCTTCTTTCACTTATACCCACCCTTCCTTCTACCCTTATGCCGCTGCTTGCGAGAAATTTTCCTCATAAACGCCAAAATACGCGCTCTCAGACGACATACATAAAAAACCTGCTCAGAGTATGCTGGTATTGCCCAGAGCTTTCAGATAGGATCTTGGAACTCGTGATTGATAGAGCGATTCAAATCGAT GTCGAAATACAAGCTGAAATAGATGACATCGAAGCAGAGATTAGTGATGGGAAAGGACAATCGTCcgacatctttgacattgatTTGGATACTGTCATCGGCCAGGAAACCTCAGGTGGCGAATCTGACTCAGATGACTCGGATTCgagtgacgacgacgaagacttcAGTGACTTGTCCTCAGAAGGCGGGGGCGACTTTGATGACGATACACACAAGAGAACAGATTTACCTATGGACGTTAAACACATAGCAGAGATGGCAAAGAAGCTTGATGCGATATTGGTGCTTGTCTTTGAACATTTTCAGCGATTTATTGGAGAtcaacctccttcaatgCCACTCCCGTCTTCAAGGCCTATAGCTGTCACTTCTGGTGGCTCTTCGCCTTTGCCTGAGCTTCCGCCGCTGGATTTTCCAAACACCATGATTGTTGGCATCCCCTCTCTGATTAATCTGTCGGATTTCCCCTCCATTCAGTCGAGGTCACCCACACCTACCCCTGCTTCATCGACCAAGGATCCTTATGTTTCTTCCTATAACACACAACTTCAGGCCTCAGTACCGTCTGATTTATTGACGCCAAAGCCTTCGCTCTCCGGaagctcttcatcttcccgaTTGCAGAGTTACTTCCCTAcccttctttccatctttgATCGCCTCATTCTTCGCACATTCAAATCTCGCTACACGCAATTCCTACTCTTCTGGTACACATCGCTTGAAGTCGAGTTTGCTGACGTTTTTATGGGGATGTTAGTGGAACGTGCGCTGTATTCGGCCCCCCCTTCTCTCCCTACATCTTCCATGAATCCAAGCACAACTTCGGCGTCTAGTGGAGCTCCTCCTGCAATAACTCGTACAGCAGCAGCATCTTATATTGGTTCTTTCGTGAGCCGAGCACATATTGTTGATGGAGCTGGGACACGACGTGTTATGAGTGTTCTGTGCGAGTGGCTGGAGGCGCACCTGGATGCGGTAGATCGGTTGCTCTTACTCCCTTCGTCTTCTGATCTGCGTACTGGCAGTACTAGTACGAGCACACCCAATATCCTAGGAACACAAAACAGTGTGTTTCATGCCGTGTCACAAGCGGTTTTTTTGATATTCTGTTTCAGATGGAGAGACCTGTTAGTTGACATAGGTGACAGCGATTCTCAGTCGCAACCCTCCTCCCTCATCACGACCTTCCGCGATCCGGCTTTCTCCACTGATCCACCGACTACAGGTCCAGGTCTGGGCCAGAAATGGCTTCCGCAGCTCAATGTTGTGCGACGTGTGATTACTTCTGTCATGAATCCTCTCAGAGTCTGTTCGCCTGCTGTTGCGGGTCAGTTCGCTCGAGTAGCACACGCGACAGGATTTGCCTACTGCTATTCGATTCTTGAATCGAACAAGAGGGTCGGCGATAATGATGATGGGAGTGGAGGAAAATCACAACTATTAGGTGTGGATCGTGGGCTCAATGCGGAGCTCAATACGTTCTTCCCATTTGACCCTTATGCATTGCCAAGGTCCAATCGCTTCATTGAAGACAAGTACAGGTCGTGGGCGGATGTTGCGatagatgatgatgaagagaatgatgacgaagacgaggatgaggaggaagaagaggatgggAATAAGGACAATAATGGCAACGTTGCTGGAGGGGAGGATCAACGTATGGCAGTAAGCGTCGAACAAGACGGACTTAGAAAACTCGGCATAACATCATCGTTCGATGCGATGAGCATCAGTCCCGCACGGCCTGGAGTGCAAGCAGCTTCTGAACATCGAACATAG
- a CDS encoding uncharacterized protein (BUSCO:EOG09262PAY) — MAFSQPFPLAQPPVRAVQQVFAPDLAVRLICPECRDPNPNIVEEFGSGDLVCGTCGLVLGDRIVDTRSEWRTFANDEGDDPSRVGAASDPLMEGINQLNTVISFQDGGSGIARELQRAASRSQNSRSERNLLTAFRDISNWCDQFSLPKTISDIAKQLYKRSDEEKLLRGKPLEAIIAACIFIACRQAHVPRTFREICTLTHVTKKALGQCYKALEQAFNLTPGASAHTSAPGPSAGPETLVSRYCNHLDLPPFVQSYCADVIVAAREHGIADGRSPVSIAGGAIYFTSHLLDKPKSLKEIGDVAGVSEGTIKLVYRLYYAEKDKLIKQRWIDEGRANPDRLPPDHRS, encoded by the exons ATGGCCTTCTCTCAGCCTTTTCCTCTCGCGCAACCTCCTGTGAGAGCTGTGCAGCAAGTATTTGCGCCCGACCTAGCTGTTAGGTTGATTTGTCCCGAATGTCGAGATCCGAACCCAAACATTGTTGAGGAGTTCGGTTCCGGCGATTTGGTATGCGGAACTTGTGGGTTGGTCTTAGGTGACCGGATAGTCGACACTCGTAGTGAGTGGCGG ACCTTCGCCAATGATGAAGGTGACGACCCCAGTCGTGTCGGTGCCGCCTCCGATCCTCTCATGGAAGGTATCAATCAGCTCAACACCGTCATAAGTTTCCAAGACGGCGGATCTGGAATCGCCCGTGAACTGCAGCGTGCTGCCTCACGATCTCAGAACTCTCGTTCGGAACGCAATTTACTCACTGCTTTCCGCGATATTTCCAACTGGTGTGACCAGTTCTCCCTTCCCAAAACTATCAGCGACATTGCTAAGCAGCTTTATAAACGATCAGACGAAGAAAAGCTTTTGCGAGGAAAGCCTCTCGAAGCGATCATTGCTGCATGCATCTTCATCGCATGCAGACAAGCTCACGTACCCAGAACGTTTAGGGAGATATGCACTTTGACTCATGTGACAAAAAAAGCCCTTGGTCAATGCTATAAGGCACTCGAACAGGCTTTCAACCTCACACCAGGAGCATCCGCACACACATCCGCCCCTGGTCCATCAGCTGGTCCGGAGACGCTAGTCTCGCGATATTGCAATCATCTTGACCTCCCACCGTTTGTGCAATCCTATTGTGCAGACGTTATCGTCGCAGCTCGCGAGCACGGGATAGCCGATGGTCGAAGCCCTGTGTCCATTGCTGGTGGTGCCATCTATTTCACATCACATTTGCTGGACAAACCAAAATCGTTGAAGGAAATTGGTGATGTTGCGGGTGTTAGTGAAGGCACGATTAAGCTGGTCTATCGGTTATATTATGCTGAGAAGGACAAGTTGATCAAGCAGAGGTGGATCGACGAAGGACGAGCAAATCCCGATCGTCTTCCGCCAGACCATCGGTCATAA
- a CDS encoding uncharacterized protein (BUSCO:EOG092636Y6): MNYLRGAVNAISAPYQYYKDLPPINPSTLTGAIDVIVIQRPTDNGSTELACSPFHVRFGKLQVLRPSDKKVNVSVNGHPIPFDMKIGEAGEAFFVFETDDDVPDDLITSPLLRAKTEQQTEDTTGSAPGGSDAKKKQDEQSEPDYLDLDATGSGSGSLPSPPLTPSRSNDKQPNYPDDGTAAERDQDKRADAVLKRKTGEELYVPHVLHQEGVAIDCEGYHSQPRHKHSRCHDHYESLHHGRERSDRTVRATNNIYEDSDSDSADDGQPQAFTTGHGLHSEHSKAPAESDSDPSSSSVPFPSYRATSEPPPETDSADFQPPKVTYPFTPSPDTPNDSTMNLMIPDFTTSSSDEFLPTATPKPRHRGLPMIQLQLPPQEYSWEWGGFPTPSPMKTSFSFGKSGRPVNKTIGATAGPNRTGGHHASSSVSMNVSTWSRSSTLDMENSNGSVDKGKGKLRTIFGDGFALDPVTEGERVEVGEGADSDPPDVGGSRMSGAGRSRSVPPGLEGSPTSVRRRRRSLSYDGDETGTGSTWRRAGEDATLDSTRGYGAGGLLSASRSDPTRFRVFIEGQMVEFELSLVEHKPTTQQQDEDEEEPRGRQITIEGGRKKSKSRVFSPDGRWTGIDEFEMTWLFDKRRIDFEQFLNDETIVRDPRLVIRWTGEKYISRRDESPLMEALVLWRDACVKVRETGWTRPSSPLSDDEVITPTSSAMTTHFTITQPTSVSSSDTDGGRGQDRVRIDRSQSEPPQSVKETQETFSTKRPPTSTSWVQWWSRSRTKTEDSTMTAAPELPSPSKRPELKEAYSAPPVPAISDLIPSVSVALSPPGSAPALPSTPVQKPVTTETVPKTQTPKKYVKTLRLSSDQLKSLNLKPGPNPITFSLSITGAVACTARIFVWDSTDHVVISDIDGTITKSDGLGHVFAMIGRDWTHLGVAKLYTDITRNGYKILYLTSRAIGQADATRGYLKGIKQNDYQLPEGPVIMSPDRLMTSLHREVIMRKPEVFKMACLRDIQRLFGEATRNPFYAGFGNRITDALSYRSVNVPSSRIFTIDSAGEVKCELLELAGYKSSYIHMTDLVDQMFPPIHRKWAPEFTDFNYWKTPVQEFPLPDFSPPSPTLSARSDTSNQSALARLRNFSLVGSRQASMQMKTVKDNAQTKETPDYDYQDSDLQRMSSFERLSNTLGFSSSRSVSPERHSSTPSTWDSESEDEDGNVKRTRRRSMTSMPGSLEDMQFGMDDEEGEEAHHQNAEDEYDEEDGHADMIDEETAAEEAFDEDILAAGEMKNVPFL, encoded by the exons ATGAACTATCTCCGAGGCGCTGTCAATGCTATCAGTGCCCCGTACCAGTACTACAAGGATCTTCCTCCGATAAATCCCTCTACCCTCACCGGCGCCATAGACGTCATTGTTATCCAGCGACCCACCGACAACGGCTCTACTGAACTTGCATGTTCTCCCTTTCATGTTCGGTTCGGTAAACTCCAAGTTCTACGACCATCCGATAAGAAGGTAAATGTATCTGTTAATGGACATCCGATCCCCTTCGACATGAAAATTGGAGAGGCAGGGGAAGCATTCTTTGTCTTCGAGACCGATGACGATGTTCCGGACGACCTTATCACCTCGCCTCTGCTCAGAGCGAAGACCGAACAGCAAACAGAGGACACCACAGGTTCTGCTCCAGGTGGGTCGGATGCAAAAAAGAAGCAGGATGAACAATCAGAGCCAGATTATCTCGATTTGGATGCCACGGGCAGTGGTAGTGGCTCATTACCTTCTCCACCGCTGACCCCATCTCGTTCCAACGACAAGCAGCCGAATTATCCAGATGATGGGACTGCGGCAGAAAGAGACCAAGATAAACGTGCAGATGCTGTATTGAAGCGCAAGACTGGAGAGGAATTATACGTTCCTCATGTTTTGCATCAGGAAG GTGTTGCAATAGATTGTGAAGGGTATCATTCACAACCACGACACAAACACTCTCGTTGTCATGATCATTATGAATCATTGCACCATGGTCGAGAAAGGTCCGACCGGACTGTCCGTGCTACGAACAATATCTATGAAGATTCTGACTCAGATTCAGCCGATGACGGGCAACCCCAGGCATTTACCACCGGCCACGGACTGCATTCAGAGCACTCAAAAGCCCCCGCTGAAAGCGACAGCGatccttcatcgtcatccgtGCCTTTTCCGTCCTACCGTGCCACGTCTGAACCACCTCCAGAGACAGATTCGGCTGATTTTCAACCTCCAAAGGTTACATATCCATTCACACCTTCTCCCGACACTCCCAATGACAGCACGATGAACTTGATGATACCAGATTTCACCACTAGCTCCAGTGATGAGTTTCTCCCTACGGCCACACCGAAGCCACGACATAGAGGCCTTCCAATGATACAGCTACAACTGCCACCACAAGAGTACTCTTGGGAGTGGGGTGGATTTCCTACACCGTCTCCCATGAAGACGTCGTTTTCATTTGGCAAGAGTGGCCGCCCCGTCAATAAAACCATAGGGGCAACGGCAGGACCAAATAGAACAGGTGGCCATCACGCGAGCAGCTCTGTATCCATGAACGTGTCTACATGGTCGAGAAGTAGTACGTTAGACATGGAAAATAGCAATGGAAGCGTGGATAAAGGGAAGGGAAAGTTACGCACAATTTTTGGCGACGGCTTTGCGTTGGACCCGGTAACCGAAGGCGAACGTGTGGAAGTGGGTGAAGGTGCTGATTCGGATCCACCTGATGTCGGCGGGAGTAGGATGAGTGGTGCTGGGAGGAGCAGAAGTGTCCCACCTGGATTAGAGGGTTCTCCGACTAGCGTAAGACGTCGAAGAAGGAGTTTGAGTTACGATGGCGATGAAACCGGTACAGGCTCCACATGGCGGAGGGCCGGTGAAGATGCGACCTTAGACTCTACAAGAGGGTATGGAGCCGGGGGTCTTCTCAGTGCGAGTAGGTCTGATCCAACTAGGTTCCGTGTATTCATCGAGGGGCAGATGGTAGAGTTCGAATTGAGCCTGGTCGAACACAAACCCACTACCCAACAGCaggacgaggatgaggaagaaccCCGCGGTAGGCAGATCACGATAGAAGGCGGTAGAAAGAAGTCTAAGTCAAGAGTATTCTCACCTGATGGCCGGTGGACCGGTATCGATGAATTTGAGATGACATGGTTGTTTGATAAGAGGAGAATTGACTTCGAGCAATTTCTAAATGATGAGACTATAGTCAGGGATCCTCGTTTAGTCATTCGGTGGACGGGTGAAAA ATATATTTCGAGGCGTGATGAATCACCTCTCATGGAAGCACTTGTACTCTGGCGCGATGCCTGCGTTAAAGTCCGAGAAACTGGCTGGACTCGGCCTTCATCTCCTCTCTCCGACGACGAGGTAATAACTCCTACCTCATCGGCAATGACTACCCACTTCACAATAACCCAGCCTACGTCAGTTTCCTCGTCGGACACTGATGGTGGTAGAGGGCAGGATCGCGTCAGGATTGATCGTTCCCAATCCGAACCCCCCCAGTCAGTTAAGGAAACGCAAGAAACTTTTTCTACTAAGAGGCCCCCAACCTCGACTTCGTGGGTTCAATGGTGGAGTAGGAGTCGCACGAAAACAGAGGATTCTACCATGACTGCCGCTCCTGAGCTCCCTTCACCATCCAAACGACCGGAATTGAAAGAAGCGTATTCTGCACCACCAGTCCCA GCTATTTCTGATCTCATCCCTAGTGTCTCTGTGGCACTATCTCCTCCAGGATCTGCACCTGCGCTGCCCTCTACCCCAGTACAAAAACCTGTAACCACTGAAACAGTACCGAAAACTCAGACACCAAAGAAGTATGTGAAGACTTTAAGATTGAGCTCGGACCAGTTG AAATCCCTCAATTTGAAACCGGGACCAAATCCAATAACTTTTTCACTTTCGATTACCGGTGCTGTGGCTTGTACAGCTAGGATATTCGTGTGGGATTCGACGGACCATGTTGTAATTTCTGACATTGACGGTACTATAACCAA GTCCGACGGTCTTGGGCATGTCTTCGCGATGATTGGTCGTGATTGGACACATCTGGGTGTTGCAAAATTGTACACCGATATAACTCGAAACGGGTACAAGATCCTTTACTTGACGTCTCGTGCAATTGGGCAGGCGGATGCGACAAGGGGTTATCTGAAGGGCATCAAACAAAACGACTATCAGTTACCTGAGGGTCCGGTAATCATGAGTCCAGACCGACTGATGACGTCTCTGCACCG TGAGGTGATCATGCGAAAGCCGGAAGTGTTCAAGATGGCATGTCTTCGAGATATACAAAGGCTGTTTGGAGAAGCGACAAGAAATCCTTTTTACGCTGGTTTTGGTAACCGTATCACGGATGCATTATCATACCGCAGCGTCAACGTTCCAAGTTCAAGAATCTTCACGATCGATTCGGCTGGGGAGGTGAAATGCGAGCTATTGGAATTGGCTGGATACAAGTCTTC GTATATTCACATGACGGACCTCGTTGATCAAATGTTCCCTCCGATTCACCGCAAATGGGCACCAGAGTTTACGGATTTCAATTACTGGAAGACCCCTGTGCAAGAGTTCCCTCTACCTGATTTCTCACCACCGTCGCCAACATTGAGCGCTAGATCTGATACATCGAATCAGAGCGCGTTGGCAAGATTGAGGAATTTCAGCCTTGTTGGAAGCCGACAGGCATCTATGCAAATGAAGACTGTCAAGGACAATGCGCAAACTAAGGAAACGCCGGACTATGACTACCAAGATTCTGATCTACAGCGGATGTCGTCGTTCGAGAGATTGAGTAATACGTTAGGATTCTCGTCTAGTCGAAGCGTCAGTCCTGAACGACACTCTTCGACGCCGAGCACCTGGGATTCGGAGTCTGAAGATGAGGACGGGAATGTCAAACGGACGAGGCGACGGAGTATGACTAGCATGCCCGGATCATTGGAGGACATGCAGTTTGGGATggacgacgaagagggtGAGGAAGCGCATCACCAAAACGCTGAGGATGAatatgatgaagaagatggtcATGCGGATATGATAGATGAAGAAACTGCGGCTGAAGAGGCATTTGACGAAGATATCCTAGCTGCTGGAGAAATGAAGAATGTGCCGTTCTTGTGA
- a CDS encoding uncharacterized protein (BUSCO:EOG092648XW), which produces MAAAAVALPEHKLYESPNSRSIRIGDWYITASTNPISNHHECEALSASLSIPLPEMPFGRNLLRLHHLLSGWRYQFSTEEALREVKNGALEHGDGGVKVEYAEAWLKSRTSPSSLLPMPKTVPTKPYDWTYTTLYTGHTATSLSDTLEEEGEGEGGTAIASLYNPKWVPSDPEDPSQQIPLAELTRPDPILFYAEIPLFEDELHDNGSSALIARIRVMPTCVFILSRFTLRVDNVLFRTFDTRLYHSFSSNPPLVVRETCGWEAPYDRVKNLLPKRDDLTPLTDPNWIAKILSDLPRQISQKEGANTGWRGLGRRLQYAMLA; this is translated from the exons ATGGCTGCGGCTGCTGTTGCACTCCCTGAACATAAACTCTACGAATCACCTAATTCACGATCAATACGAATCGGCGACTGGTACATCACCGCGTCAACCAACCCAATCTCAAACCATCATGAATGTGAAGCTCTCAGTGCATCGCTGTCAATACCCTTACCTGAGATGCCCTTCGGACGCAATCTATTGAGGctccatcatcttctatcgggATGGAGGTATCAGTTCAGCACAGAAGAAGCTCTGAGAGAAGTGAAGAATGGGGCACTCGAACACGGAGATGGTGGGGTCAAAGTGGAATACGCGGAAGCCTGGTTGAAGAGCCG GACCAGTCCATCGTCTCTGCTACCTATGCCAAAGACAGTGCCTACGAAACCGTACGACTGGACGTATACGACACTGTATACAGGTCACACCGCGACATCGCTGTCCGACACgttagaggaagagggagaggggGAAGGAGGCACCGCCATAGCTTCACTGTACAATCCTAAGTGGGTCCCTTCAGACCCCGAGGATCCGTCGCAGCAAATTCCCCTTGCAGAACTCACTAGACCAGACCCTATCCTCTTCTACGCCGAGATTCCCCTCTTCGAAGATGAGTTGCATGATAACGGTTCCTCAGCACTCATTGCGAGAATC CGTGTAATGCCGACATGTGTATTTATTCTGTCCAGGTTTACTCTGCGCGTCGATAATGTTCTTTTTCGGACATTTGACACGAGACTGTATCATTCATTCTCGTCCAATCCGCCCTTGGTCGTCCGGGAAACCTGCGGGTGGGAGGCACCATACGATCGGGTTAAAAAC CTACTCCCAAAACGCGATGATCTCACCCCTCTGACGGACCCTAATTGGATTGCGAAGATCCTGTCGGATCTTCCTCGACAGATCTCTCAGAAAGAGGGTGCAAACACTGGATGGAGAGGGCTTGGAAGGCGATTGCAGTACGCCATGCTTGCTTGA